A part of Streptomyces sp. DSM 40750 genomic DNA contains:
- a CDS encoding NYN domain-containing protein — translation MVETTGGEPGDGAAEVLDRPLPEGVRKRVVQIVSDGFGGLTVAELPAQLRQYARFTPNRRVKFAGNAMAAAVETDTLFRQRIGERFREAHPELAGALDTGAPPPAAEPLDVAAAAYVLRPTGWVKLVTAAGEEAQRADAERADEESRAELERLREQLAEARGHTKAETERLRAELETVKRDADSLHRKLRAALSDVKRGEAALRKLHAEMETVRAEGQAQVSVAESESRRLKARLGEAEAALEAARRAAREGRSVEDMRVRLLLDTVLDAAQGLRRELALPPLSVRPAETVDAVEPGRMTPKDIAARALSENDPAILDQLLALPQAHLVVDGYNVTKTGYPQMPLEKQRLRLLGQLSQLAAQTGAEVTCVFDGAELAAPVLLAPPRGVRVLFSKPGVTADELIRQLVRAEPPGRPVIVASTDREVADGIAKAGARPVASAVLLKRLS, via the coding sequence ATGGTGGAGACCACAGGCGGGGAGCCGGGCGACGGCGCCGCTGAGGTGCTCGACCGTCCGCTGCCCGAGGGCGTCCGCAAACGCGTCGTGCAGATCGTCTCCGACGGCTTCGGCGGACTGACCGTCGCCGAACTGCCCGCACAGCTCAGGCAGTACGCCCGGTTCACCCCGAATCGCCGGGTGAAGTTCGCGGGCAACGCGATGGCCGCCGCGGTGGAGACCGACACACTTTTCAGACAGCGCATCGGGGAGCGTTTCCGGGAGGCCCACCCGGAGCTGGCCGGCGCCCTCGACACGGGTGCGCCGCCCCCGGCCGCGGAGCCGCTGGACGTGGCGGCCGCGGCCTATGTACTGCGCCCCACGGGCTGGGTGAAGCTGGTCACCGCGGCCGGCGAGGAGGCCCAGCGGGCGGACGCCGAGCGGGCCGACGAGGAGAGCCGCGCCGAGCTGGAGCGGCTGCGCGAGCAGCTCGCCGAGGCCCGTGGCCACACGAAGGCCGAGACGGAACGGCTGCGCGCGGAGCTGGAAACGGTGAAGAGGGACGCCGACTCCCTGCACCGCAAGCTCCGGGCCGCCCTCAGCGACGTCAAGCGCGGAGAGGCCGCCCTGCGCAAGCTGCACGCCGAGATGGAGACCGTGCGCGCCGAGGGGCAGGCCCAGGTGTCCGTCGCCGAGAGCGAGTCCCGGCGGCTCAAGGCTCGGCTCGGCGAGGCGGAAGCGGCCCTGGAGGCCGCCCGGCGGGCGGCCCGCGAGGGGCGCAGCGTCGAGGACATGCGCGTACGGCTGCTGCTGGACACCGTGCTGGACGCGGCCCAGGGGCTCCGGCGGGAGCTGGCGCTGCCGCCGCTCTCCGTGCGGCCCGCCGAGACGGTCGACGCGGTCGAGCCGGGGCGGATGACCCCGAAGGACATCGCCGCCCGCGCGCTGTCGGAGAACGACCCCGCGATCCTGGACCAGTTGCTGGCGCTGCCGCAGGCGCATCTCGTCGTCGACGGCTACAACGTCACCAAGACCGGCTATCCGCAGATGCCGCTGGAGAAGCAGCGACTCAGGCTCCTGGGTCAGCTCTCGCAGCTCGCCGCCCAGACCGGCGCCGAGGTGACCTGTGTCTTCGACGGGGCCGAGCTGGCCGCGCCGGTGCTGCTCGCGCCGCCGCGCGGGGTGCGGGTGCTGTTCTCCAAGCCGGGTGTCACCGCCGACGAGTTGATCCGTCAGCTGGTGCGCGCCGAGCCGCCCGGCCGACCGGTCATCGTCGCCTCCACCGACCGCGAGGTGGCCGACGGAATCGCCAAGGCGGGAGCCAGGCCGGTGGCTTCCGCGGTGCTCCTCAAGCGGCTTTCCTGA
- a CDS encoding rhomboid family intramembrane serine protease gives MIGKWSTTADRAVRNESAPVTYGLIAVCCAIFLIGPAAGLNPVYGTGDELLAAQRAYFRRWGVVPVELFDGTPRAALAPATALFVHGSWLHLLGNMLFLFVFGAMAEERMGHVEFALFYVGCGYLALVAYAAAHAGSPQSLVGASGAISAVLGAFLFLFPRARVTSLFPFLFFLPLRFPAWVTLPFWVSLQWLAAGRQTSGPGVAYLAHLVGFGLGFVYAWGRYGRRARVKPPVDAPQNVPAPAPEGEKQP, from the coding sequence ATGATCGGCAAGTGGAGCACTACGGCCGACCGGGCCGTACGAAACGAGTCGGCGCCGGTGACGTACGGGCTGATCGCCGTCTGCTGTGCGATCTTCCTGATCGGCCCGGCCGCCGGCCTGAACCCGGTGTACGGCACGGGGGACGAACTGCTCGCCGCGCAGCGGGCGTACTTCCGCCGCTGGGGCGTCGTCCCCGTCGAACTCTTCGACGGCACCCCGCGCGCGGCGCTCGCCCCCGCCACCGCGCTCTTCGTCCACGGCAGCTGGCTGCATCTCCTCGGCAACATGCTCTTCCTCTTCGTCTTCGGGGCCATGGCCGAGGAACGCATGGGCCATGTGGAGTTCGCCCTCTTCTACGTGGGCTGCGGTTATCTCGCGCTGGTGGCGTACGCGGCGGCGCACGCCGGGTCGCCGCAGTCGCTGGTCGGCGCGTCCGGGGCGATCTCCGCGGTCCTCGGCGCTTTTCTCTTCCTTTTCCCCCGAGCGCGCGTGACGAGCCTCTTCCCGTTCCTCTTCTTCCTTCCACTGCGTTTTCCTGCCTGGGTGACCCTGCCGTTCTGGGTGAGCCTGCAGTGGCTGGCCGCGGGGCGGCAGACCTCGGGGCCGGGGGTCGCCTATCTGGCGCATCTGGTGGGGTTCGGACTGGGGTTCGTCTACGCGTGGGGGCGTTATGGGCGTAGGGCTAGAGTGAAACCGCCAGTGGACGCCCCACAGAACGTCCCAGCTCCGGCCCCCGAGGGAGAGAAACAGCCGTGA
- a CDS encoding Lrp/AsnC family transcriptional regulator → MITAIVLIKTSVDRIPEIAESIAAIDSVTEVFSVTGTYDLVAMVRVKEHEDLADVIPGRISKIPGVLGTDTHVAFRAYSQHDLEAAFAIGLDG, encoded by the coding sequence GTGATCACCGCGATCGTGCTCATCAAGACCAGCGTGGACCGGATTCCGGAGATCGCGGAGTCGATCGCCGCGATCGACTCCGTGACCGAGGTGTTCTCCGTGACCGGTACGTACGATCTGGTCGCCATGGTCCGGGTGAAGGAGCACGAGGATCTGGCCGATGTGATTCCGGGGCGTATCAGCAAGATTCCCGGGGTTCTGGGGACGGATACGCATGTGGCGTTCCGGGCTTACTCGCAGCATGACCTCGAGGCCGCGTTCGCCATCGGACTGGACGGCTGA
- a CDS encoding small secreted hydrophilic protein — MVFSRRIAALAAVVAIPLGIAATSFALTDSPQAPKVPPKVELESGSPSPTPSRPEATPSDEVVSRPPVTDSPASDDDDDNPGQDGQDGQDADDDGAGDDG; from the coding sequence ATGGTCTTCTCTCGCCGGATCGCGGCCCTTGCCGCCGTCGTGGCGATTCCGCTCGGTATCGCCGCGACCAGTTTTGCCCTGACCGACAGCCCTCAGGCGCCGAAGGTGCCGCCGAAGGTGGAGTTGGAGAGCGGGTCGCCGAGTCCTACGCCTTCGCGGCCGGAGGCGACGCCCAGTGACGAGGTCGTGTCGCGGCCTCCGGTGACCGACAGCCCGGCGAGTGATGACGATGACGACAACCCTGGGCAGGACGGACAGGACGGGCAGGACGCCGACGACGACGGAGCCGGTGACGACGGCTGA
- a CDS encoding sensor histidine kinase yields the protein MTTTLGRTDRTGRTPTTTEPVTTAEAPARRVSARVRILLWLLLVMAVALASVATTTRSILLRDVDQRINVLLVQEAGEFTNLQAQGVDPETGGPFTEPSRLLRVFLQRQNADLDEELIGLVGRADGGLTRLRQQREISVALPLYKDADAQREIFESPESTGTLERAAGEIRWAKVEVARYGSEADAAFVVAFHPASEKERANEVFRVLLAISGVALLMTTGIAWVVAGRILKPVRLVRSAAAQLTEQDLTRRIPVHGRDDVAALAETFNAMLDRLERAFAAQREFVDDAGHELRTPITIVRGHLELMGDDPAEREETVRLVTDELDRMSRIVEDLLLLAKAERPDFVSPEPVQLAELTADVYVKARTLGERDWQLAEVADREAELDPQRITQAMVQLAQNAVQHTTAGQTIRIGSRAEGSSVELYVVDSGPGVQPQDTEVIFERFRRGTARRGTRGSGAGLGLSIVRAIAEAHGGRVRLHDTEGGGATFVLTLEEART from the coding sequence ATGACGACAACCCTGGGCAGGACGGACAGGACGGGCAGGACGCCGACGACGACGGAGCCGGTGACGACGGCTGAGGCGCCGGCCCGGCGGGTCTCGGCCCGGGTCCGGATCCTGCTGTGGCTGCTGCTGGTGATGGCGGTGGCGCTCGCCTCGGTGGCGACGACCACACGGTCGATCCTGTTGCGGGACGTGGACCAGCGGATCAACGTGCTGCTGGTGCAGGAGGCCGGGGAGTTCACCAACCTTCAGGCGCAGGGGGTCGATCCGGAGACCGGGGGGCCCTTCACCGAGCCGTCGCGGCTGCTGCGGGTCTTCCTGCAACGACAGAACGCCGACCTCGACGAGGAACTGATCGGACTCGTGGGCCGGGCCGACGGCGGCCTCACACGGCTGAGACAGCAGCGGGAGATTTCCGTCGCGCTGCCGCTGTACAAGGACGCCGACGCACAGCGGGAGATCTTCGAGTCCCCCGAGTCCACGGGGACGCTGGAGCGGGCGGCCGGGGAGATCCGCTGGGCGAAGGTGGAGGTGGCCCGGTACGGGTCCGAGGCGGACGCGGCCTTCGTGGTCGCCTTCCATCCGGCGAGCGAGAAGGAACGCGCGAACGAGGTGTTCCGGGTGCTGCTCGCCATCTCCGGGGTCGCCCTGCTGATGACGACCGGTATCGCGTGGGTGGTGGCGGGGCGGATCCTCAAGCCCGTACGGCTGGTGCGGTCCGCCGCGGCCCAGCTCACCGAGCAGGACCTCACCCGGCGCATCCCGGTGCACGGCCGGGACGACGTGGCCGCGCTCGCCGAGACGTTCAACGCGATGCTCGACCGGCTGGAACGGGCCTTCGCCGCGCAGCGGGAGTTCGTCGACGACGCGGGGCACGAATTGCGCACGCCCATCACCATCGTGCGGGGCCATCTGGAGCTGATGGGCGACGATCCCGCCGAGCGCGAGGAGACGGTCCGGCTGGTCACCGACGAACTGGACCGGATGAGCCGCATCGTCGAGGACCTGCTGCTGCTCGCCAAGGCCGAACGGCCCGACTTCGTCAGCCCCGAACCGGTCCAGCTCGCCGAACTCACCGCCGATGTCTACGTCAAGGCCCGCACCCTGGGCGAACGCGACTGGCAGCTCGCCGAAGTGGCGGACCGGGAGGCCGAGTTGGACCCCCAGCGGATCACCCAGGCGATGGTCCAGCTCGCCCAGAACGCCGTGCAGCACACCACCGCCGGCCAGACCATCCGCATCGGCTCCCGCGCCGAGGGCTCGTCCGTCGAGCTGTACGTCGTCGACTCGGGGCCCGGTGTGCAGCCGCAGGACACCGAGGTGATCTTCGAACGGTTCCGGCGCGGCACGGCCCGGCGCGGCACCCGGGGCTCCGGTGCGGGCCTCGGCCTGTCGATCGTCCGCGCGATCGCCGAGGCCCACGGCGGCCGCGTACGGCTCCACGACACCGAGGGCGGCGGCGCGACCTTCGTACTGACCCTGGAAGAGGCACGCACGTGA
- a CDS encoding response regulator transcription factor → MNRILIVEDEERIASFVEKGLRAGGFTTTVVGDGDAAYEYALTGGFDLIVLDIGLPGRDGFTVLRELREARVTVPVIVLTARDSVRDTVAGLEGGADDWMTKPFRFEELLARVRLRLRTAARAPEVTMLRSGELTLDLRTRRARAGERLVDLTAREFVLLELFLRHPGQVLSREQILSHVWGYDFDPGSNIVDVYVRALRKKLGAAQLETVRGMGYRLPAKAP, encoded by the coding sequence GTGAACCGCATTCTCATCGTCGAGGACGAGGAACGCATCGCCTCCTTCGTGGAGAAGGGGCTGCGCGCGGGCGGTTTCACCACGACCGTGGTCGGGGACGGCGACGCGGCGTACGAGTACGCCCTCACCGGCGGCTTCGACCTGATCGTCCTCGACATCGGGCTGCCCGGACGCGACGGGTTCACCGTCCTGCGCGAGCTGCGCGAGGCCCGGGTGACCGTGCCGGTCATCGTGCTGACCGCGCGGGACTCCGTACGGGACACCGTGGCCGGCTTGGAGGGCGGCGCCGACGACTGGATGACCAAGCCGTTCCGCTTCGAGGAACTGCTGGCGAGAGTCCGCCTCCGGCTGCGTACGGCGGCCCGGGCGCCCGAGGTGACGATGCTGCGCAGCGGGGAGCTGACCCTGGACCTGCGGACGCGGCGGGCGAGGGCCGGGGAGCGGTTGGTGGACCTGACGGCGAGGGAGTTCGTGCTGCTCGAGCTGTTTCTGCGGCACCCAGGGCAGGTGCTGTCGCGGGAGCAGATCCTGTCGCACGTGTGGGGCTACGACTTCGATCCGGGTTCGAACATCGTGGATGTGTATGTGCGGGCACTGAGAAAGAAGCTGGGGGCCGCACAGCTGGAAACGGTGAGAGGCATGGGCTACCGGTTGCCTGCGAAAGCGCCCTGA